DNA from Desulfurellaceae bacterium:
NNNNNNNNNNNNNNNNNNNNNNNNNNNNNNNNNNNNNNNNNNNNNNNNNNNNNNNNNNNAACTGCGGGGTCGATTCGGCCGCTTCCCGAAACGGCCCGTAAAAGCCGGAGGCAAACTTGGCGGCGTAGGCCAGAATCGGAATATGGGGGAAGCCCTCGGCGTCGAGCGCCTGACGAATGACGCCCACCCGGCCGTCCATCATGTCCGACGGGGCCACAATGTCGGCGCCGGCCCGGGCGTGGGACACGGCCTCTTTGGCCAGGATGTCCAGGGTGGCGTCGTTATCCACGTCCTGGGCCTTGACGATTCCGCAGTGGCCGTGGTCGGTGTATTCGCAAAAGCACACATCGGTCAGCAACAGCAGGCCCGGCACCGCTTCCTTGAGCGTGGCCAGGGTGCGCTGAATGATGCCGTCATCGGCGTAGGCGTCCGAGCCGAGGGCATCCTTGTGGTCGGGAATGCCGAACAGAATGACACCGGGGACGCCCAAATCCCGAATCTGTTTGCATTCTTCAACCGCCCGGTCAATCGACAGCTGGGCAATGCCCGGCATGGAGCTGATCGGATTGCTCACCCCGGAGCCGGGCACGATAAACAGCGGCATGATGAGGTCGTTGACGCTGAGTTGGGTTTCTCGCACCATGCGCCGCAGCGGCTCGGTACGCCGCAGACGACGCGGGCGGTGGGTCGGAAAGGCCATGCTGTTCTCCTGTCTGGTGCCGTTCCATAAAAGTTTCCATTTTTCCGCGCGCCGATGCAAGCCCTCGCCCCCGGCGCGGGTCTGGGGCATAATCCCCGGCTATGCACGCCTGCGTCATCGCCGGGACCCACAGCGGGGTGGGAAAGACCACGCTGACGCTGGGCCTGCTGGCAGCTCTGCATAAACGCGGCCGGCGGGTCCGGGGCTTCAAGGTCGGTCCCGATTTCATCGATCCGGGCCATCACGCGACCATCACCGGAACCGCCTCGTA
Protein-coding regions in this window:
- the hemB gene encoding porphobilinogen synthase, with the protein product MAFPTHRPRRLRRTEPLRRMVRETQLSVNDLIMPLFIVPGSGVSNPISSMPGIAQLSIDRAVEECKQIRDLGVPGVILFGIPDHKDALGSDAYADDGIIQRTLATLKEAVPGLLLLTDVCFCEYTDHGHCGIVKAQDVDNDATLDILAKEAVSHARAGADIVAPSDMMDGRVGVIRQALDAEGFPHIPILAYAAKFASGFYGPFREAAESTPQ